A single region of the Streptomyces sp. NBC_01381 genome encodes:
- the ftsH gene encoding ATP-dependent zinc metalloprotease FtsH, with product MSNPVPPRRAPDKPWRSEGAPPPEPKPPPKKKMPGGWGGLILTALIVYLIANLVLSFFNEGDEPTISYTEFSKQVDSGNVTKIYAKGDAIQGQLKKEQEKPGDEKGTYTKFTTQRPAFADDKLWDELTEHAVTVTAEPVVQERSFLANLLISLAPMLLLVVLWIFIARRMRSGMGGAGGMLGRKAPPKPVELEPGEQRTTFDDVAGIDEVQGELSDVVDFLKNPEAYRTMGAKMPRGVLLAGLPGTGKTLLARAVAGEAGVPFFSASASEFIEMIVGVGASRVRELFAEARKVAPSIIFIDEIDTIGRARGGGSGMGGHDEREQTLNQILTEMDGFSGSEGVIVLAATNRADILDPALTRPGRFDRVVTVSPPDRGGREAILKIHTREIPLADDADLAQVARTTPGMTGAELANLANEAALLAVKRQQKKVTQSDLSEALEKVQLGAERPLVMPDEERRRTAYHESGHALLGMLQPGADPVRKITIVPRGRALGVTLSTPDADKYAYTEEYLRGRIVGALGGMAAEHVVFGVITTGAESDLEQVTNIARGMVARWGMSERVGRLSALPNDGQQPYGLAAAPGTLDAIDHEMRRIVDECYESACRQLRDHRGQLDDLAEALLANETLEEAAAYRVAGITRFTKDAD from the coding sequence ATGAGCAACCCTGTGCCACCGCGCCGGGCGCCCGACAAGCCCTGGCGCTCCGAGGGCGCGCCCCCGCCCGAGCCCAAGCCGCCGCCCAAGAAGAAGATGCCGGGCGGGTGGGGCGGGCTCATCCTCACGGCGCTCATCGTCTATCTCATCGCCAACCTCGTCCTCTCCTTCTTCAACGAGGGCGACGAGCCGACGATCTCGTACACGGAGTTCAGCAAGCAGGTCGACTCCGGGAACGTCACGAAGATCTACGCCAAGGGCGACGCGATCCAGGGGCAGCTCAAGAAGGAGCAGGAGAAGCCGGGCGACGAGAAGGGGACGTACACCAAGTTCACCACCCAGCGGCCCGCCTTCGCCGACGACAAGCTCTGGGACGAGCTGACCGAGCACGCCGTCACCGTCACCGCCGAGCCCGTCGTCCAGGAGCGCAGCTTCCTTGCGAACCTGCTCATCTCGCTCGCCCCGATGCTGCTGCTCGTCGTCCTGTGGATCTTCATCGCGCGGCGGATGCGCTCGGGGATGGGCGGCGCGGGCGGCATGCTCGGGCGGAAGGCGCCGCCGAAGCCGGTGGAGCTCGAACCCGGCGAGCAGCGCACCACCTTCGACGACGTGGCGGGCATCGACGAGGTCCAGGGCGAGCTCAGCGATGTCGTCGACTTCCTGAAGAACCCCGAGGCCTATCGCACCATGGGCGCGAAGATGCCGCGCGGCGTGCTGCTCGCGGGTCTTCCGGGCACCGGCAAGACGCTCCTCGCGCGGGCCGTGGCCGGTGAGGCGGGGGTGCCCTTCTTCTCGGCGTCCGCCTCGGAGTTCATCGAGATGATCGTGGGCGTCGGCGCCTCACGCGTACGCGAACTCTTCGCCGAGGCCCGGAAAGTCGCGCCGTCCATCATCTTCATCGACGAGATCGACACCATCGGGCGGGCGCGCGGCGGCGGCAGCGGCATGGGCGGTCACGACGAGCGCGAGCAGACGCTGAACCAGATCCTCACCGAGATGGATGGTTTCTCGGGCTCCGAGGGCGTGATCGTCCTCGCGGCCACCAACCGTGCCGACATCCTCGACCCCGCCCTGACCCGGCCGGGCCGCTTCGACCGGGTCGTCACCGTCAGCCCGCCCGACCGCGGCGGCCGCGAGGCCATCCTCAAGATCCACACGCGCGAGATCCCGCTCGCGGACGACGCCGACCTGGCCCAAGTCGCCCGTACGACACCGGGGATGACCGGCGCGGAGCTCGCCAACCTCGCCAACGAAGCCGCCCTGCTCGCCGTCAAGCGCCAGCAGAAGAAGGTCACCCAGTCGGATCTCTCCGAGGCCCTGGAGAAGGTGCAGCTCGGGGCCGAGCGGCCGCTGGTCATGCCCGACGAGGAGCGGCGGCGCACGGCGTACCACGAGAGCGGCCACGCGCTCCTGGGCATGCTGCAGCCGGGCGCCGACCCGGTACGGAAGATCACGATCGTGCCCCGGGGGCGCGCACTCGGCGTCACCCTGTCGACCCCGGACGCCGACAAGTACGCGTACACGGAGGAGTATCTGCGCGGCCGCATCGTCGGCGCGCTGGGTGGCATGGCGGCCGAGCACGTCGTCTTCGGTGTCATCACGACGGGCGCCGAGAGCGACCTCGAACAGGTCACCAACATCGCCCGCGGCATGGTCGCCCGCTGGGGCATGAGCGAGCGTGTGGGGCGTCTCTCCGCTCTGCCGAACGACGGCCAGCAGCCCTATGGACTCGCGGCGGCCCCGGGCACCCTCGACGCGATCGACCACGAGATGCGCCGCATCGTCGACGAGTGCTACGAGAGCGCGTGCCGCCAACTCCGGGACCACCGCGGCCAACTGGACGACCTGGCCGAGGCGCTGCTCGCGAACGAGACCCTGGAGGAGGCGGCCGCCTACCGTGTCGCCGGCATCACCCGGTTCACCAAGGACGCCGACTAG